Proteins encoded together in one Polypterus senegalus isolate Bchr_013 chromosome 16, ASM1683550v1, whole genome shotgun sequence window:
- the mgme1 gene encoding mitochondrial genome maintenance exonuclease 1, with product MKICQLISKTLHDRLWRPSGGRPVQISVSAACFSGSCLWNSRKKNLSQYEMVNQEEYSLLVRSVVSSKLCPQTPTSLAEEDGQLYGPIVKSKPVKGKHSGRVLRNAFPLMSHSKVFNHSPEPSLVTPLKIALHKDPSKLEMVSVTRILQETMPADQAFYLERWRKKMIDQLGEDGFENYTRSLFRQGKLFHGALEEIFMPTESQEADEEEVQISGYIESVQHVLKDIGHVYAIESAVQHHSLNYVGLVDCIAEYRGNLCVIEWKTSEKQKPSLRNTFDNPLQVAAYMGAINNDDKYGFTVENGLIVIAYKDGSPAHPHYMNTEVSREHWTKWLFRLEEYMDKKDKIIVKS from the exons ATGAAAATTTGTCAATTAATAAGTAAGACATTGCATGACCGATTGTGGAGACCTTCTGGAGGACGTCCAGTTCAAATATCAGTCTCAGCTGCCTGTTTCTCAGGGTCATGCTTGTGGAATTCTAGAAAGAAAAACCTGAGTCAGTATGAAATGGTCAACCAGGAAGAATATTCcttgttggttcgttccgtggtGTCCTCAAAACTCTGCCCCCAAACACCAACAAGCTTAGCCGAGGAAGATGGACAGCTTTATGGACCCATCGTTAAATCAAAGCCTGTTAAGGGCAAACACAGCGGCAGAGTTCTTAGAAATGCTTTTCCTTTGATGAGCCACAGTAAAGTATTTAACCATTCCCCTGAGCCTTCACTGGTCACTCCTTTAAAGATTGCTTTGCATAAAGATCCAAGTAAATTGGAAATGGTTAGTGTGACTCGAATCTTGCAGGAGACAATGCCTGCGGATCAAGCTTTTTATTTAGAgcggtggagaaaaaaaatgattgatcAATTAGGGGAAGATGGCTTTGAAAACTACACTAGAA GTTTATTTAGACAAGGAAAACTGTTTCATGGTGCCTTAGAAGAGATCTTCATGCCCACTGAGTCTCAAGAAGCAGATGAAGAAGAAGTGCAAATATCTGGATACATTGAGAGTGTACAGCATGTCTTAAAAGACATTGGTCACGTGTATGCAATTGAAAGTGCAGTGCAGCATCATTCTCTCAATTATGTTGGCTTGGTGGACTGCATAGCTGAATATCG tGGTAATTTATGTGTAATTGAGTGGAAaacatctgaaaaacaaaagCCTTCCCTACGCAACACTTTTGACAACCCACTGCAAGTTGCTGCATATATGGGTGCCATTAATAATGATGATAAATATGGATTTACG GTAGAAAATGGCCTGATTGTGATTGCATACAAAGATGGTTCACCAGCACACCCGCACTACATGAACACAGAAGTCTCCAGGGAGCATTGGACCAAGTGGCTCTTTCGTTTAGAGgaatatatggacaaaaaagacaaaataatagtGAAAAGCTGA
- the LOC120516739 gene encoding transcription factor Ovo-like 2 isoform X1, with protein sequence MPRAFLVKRRKPSGSAKPLEEPQDSASAGSLGGTEDSAKDKQRLTRLIPNWNKIKTPKHCFSGTDESPADTPCLRPEVKLTTSRVEIQLTTDSSTLNDLYKCVLCNKVLRNQRMLNRHIKSHSQYKKHMCTFCGKGFNDTFDLKRHTRTHTGVRPYKCEICSKAFTQRCSLEAHLRKIHGAALHFAYKQRRDKLYICEECGYATHSQEVLHLHLQDNHPSSTFLRKASKKMEMTLQKKQGEDQTENSTADEGSR encoded by the exons ATGCCCAGAGCGTTTCTAGTGAAGCGAAGAAAACCTTCAGGCTCAGCAAAACCCTTGGAAGAGCCACAGGACAGTGCCTCTGCAG GTTCATTAGGTGGCACAGAAGATTCAGCCAAAGATAAGCAACGCTTGACCAGACTCATACCTAActggaacaaaataaaaactccaaagCACTGCTTTTCCGGCACAGATGAGTCACCAGCTGATACGCCGTGTCTGAGGCCTGAAGTAAAACTCACGACATCCAGGGTGGAAATCCAG CTCACCACAGACTCCAGCACTTTAAATGACCTTTACAAATGTGTTTTATGCAACAAAGTGCTCCGAAACCAGCGGATGCTGAACCGTCACATCAAGTCTCACAGCCAGTACAAGAAACACATGTGCACCTTCTGTGGCAAAGGGTTTAATGACACTTTTGACTTAAAAAGGCACACCAGGACTCACACAG GTGTCCGTCCTTACAAGTGTGAGATTTGCTCCAAGGCGTTTACTCAGCGATGCTCATTGGAAGCGCACCTTCGGAAGATCCATGGGGCAGCTCTCCACTTTGCCTACAAGCAACGTAGAGACAAACTATACATCTGTGAAGAATGCGGCTATGCCACCCATAGCCAAGAGGTCCTCCATCTTCATCTTCAAGACAATCACCCAAGCAGCACATTTCTGAGAAAAGCGtcgaaaaaaatggaaatgacaCTACAAAAGAAACAAGGAGAGGACCAAACTGAAAACAGTACTGCCGATGAAGGAAGTCGTTAG
- the LOC120516739 gene encoding transcription factor Ovo-like 2 isoform X2, translating to MLNRHIKSHSQYKKHMCTFCGKGFNDTFDLKRHTRTHTGVRPYKCEICSKAFTQRCSLEAHLRKIHGAALHFAYKQRRDKLYICEECGYATHSQEVLHLHLQDNHPSSTFLRKASKKMEMTLQKKQGEDQTENSTADEGSR from the exons ATGCTGAACCGTCACATCAAGTCTCACAGCCAGTACAAGAAACACATGTGCACCTTCTGTGGCAAAGGGTTTAATGACACTTTTGACTTAAAAAGGCACACCAGGACTCACACAG GTGTCCGTCCTTACAAGTGTGAGATTTGCTCCAAGGCGTTTACTCAGCGATGCTCATTGGAAGCGCACCTTCGGAAGATCCATGGGGCAGCTCTCCACTTTGCCTACAAGCAACGTAGAGACAAACTATACATCTGTGAAGAATGCGGCTATGCCACCCATAGCCAAGAGGTCCTCCATCTTCATCTTCAAGACAATCACCCAAGCAGCACATTTCTGAGAAAAGCGtcgaaaaaaatggaaatgacaCTACAAAAGAAACAAGGAGAGGACCAAACTGAAAACAGTACTGCCGATGAAGGAAGTCGTTAG